A genomic region of Coraliomargarita parva contains the following coding sequences:
- a CDS encoding glycoside hydrolase family 125 protein, protein MNLASKRPIESKRSYRSPAVEAFICEVKSRIADPRLAWMFENCYPNTLDTTVLYDDAAEDAFVITGDIPAMWLRDSTAQIWPYRVHLAKDEELSRLFRGLIRRQARCIRIDPYANAFHRDPTEPPQHKDDTAIPDGVWERKWELDSLCAFLRLSHGYWAETGELDLYGESWQEALGLVLKTFRDQQVPRGYTFSRETTVTCETLYWHGRMAPTKACGLIHSAFRPSDDACLLPFSIPGNAMARVCLDDIAALLDQLGLPEVATECRALSSEIEQALSVHAFTMLPDGRRIYAYEVDGCGSHIVMDDANVPSLLALPYLGYCAVYDPIYQATRRFLWSEQNPYFFRGKAGEGIGGPHIGLDYVWPISIIMRALTAQDDGEVLECLRQLVAAHEATGLMHESFHKDDAGDFTRPWFAWANTLFGELIQQIYQRSPELLQEEMASGRAEG, encoded by the coding sequence ATGAATCTGGCATCAAAGCGTCCCATCGAATCAAAGCGCAGTTACCGCAGTCCGGCGGTGGAGGCCTTTATCTGCGAAGTGAAATCGCGGATCGCGGATCCCCGCTTGGCGTGGATGTTTGAAAACTGCTATCCCAACACGCTGGATACCACGGTCCTCTATGATGACGCTGCGGAGGATGCGTTTGTCATCACGGGCGACATCCCCGCGATGTGGCTGAGGGATTCGACGGCGCAAATCTGGCCTTATCGCGTGCACCTGGCGAAGGACGAGGAATTGTCTCGCTTGTTCCGTGGGCTGATCCGGCGTCAGGCCCGCTGTATCCGGATCGATCCCTATGCGAACGCCTTCCATCGAGATCCGACGGAGCCGCCTCAGCACAAGGACGACACGGCCATCCCGGACGGCGTATGGGAGCGCAAGTGGGAACTGGACTCGCTCTGTGCCTTCCTTCGTCTGTCGCACGGCTACTGGGCGGAGACCGGAGAGCTGGACCTGTATGGCGAGAGCTGGCAGGAGGCGCTTGGCCTCGTGCTGAAGACCTTCCGTGACCAGCAAGTGCCCCGCGGCTATACCTTCTCGCGTGAAACGACGGTCACCTGTGAGACCTTGTACTGGCATGGGCGTATGGCACCGACGAAGGCCTGCGGACTGATCCACTCGGCCTTTCGCCCTTCAGACGACGCATGCCTCCTGCCATTCAGCATCCCCGGCAATGCCATGGCCCGCGTCTGTCTCGATGACATTGCTGCGCTGCTCGACCAGCTAGGCTTGCCCGAAGTGGCCACGGAGTGCCGCGCCTTGTCATCTGAGATCGAGCAGGCCCTGTCGGTCCACGCCTTCACCATGCTGCCCGACGGGAGACGTATTTACGCCTACGAAGTGGACGGCTGCGGCAGTCACATCGTAATGGATGATGCGAATGTGCCGAGCCTGCTGGCACTGCCATACCTGGGCTACTGTGCGGTGTATGATCCGATCTATCAAGCGACCCGCCGATTCCTATGGAGTGAACAGAATCCCTATTTCTTCCGCGGCAAGGCGGGCGAGGGGATCGGAGGGCCGCACATCGGATTGGATTACGTCTGGCCCATCAGTATCATTATGCGAGCCTTGACGGCGCAGGACGATGGAGAGGTGCTCGAATGCCTGCGGCAGTTGGTCGCCGCGCATGAGGCGACCGGATTGATGCATGAAAGTTTCCACAAGGATGACGCGGGCGATTTCACCCGTCCGTGGTTT